One Hevea brasiliensis isolate MT/VB/25A 57/8 chromosome 5, ASM3005281v1, whole genome shotgun sequence genomic region harbors:
- the LOC110663183 gene encoding ras-related protein RABA5a — translation MDVYSEEEKTEDYLFKIVLIGDSAVGKSNLLARFARDEFYPNSKSTIGVEFQTQKMNINGKEVKAQIWDTAGQERFRAVTSAYYRGAVGALLVYDISRRQTFDSVGKWLNELHTHSDMNVVTILIGNKTDLKDAREVSTDEGKDLAEAQGLFFMETSALDSSNVTAAFQTVVREIYNILSRKVMSNEFKQDARSMGNGKTVVLQGDDPNLEGNNPDPKNGGGCC, via the exons ATGGATGTTTATTCTGAGGAGGAAAAAACAGAGGATTACCTTTTCAAAATTGTCTTAATTGGGGATTCAGCTGTGGGAAAATCCAATTTGCTTGCAAGATTTGCTAGGGATGAATTCTATCCTAACTCAAAGTCGACTATTGGAGTAGAGTTCCAAACCCAAAAGATGAATATTAATGGGAAGGAAGTTAAAGCACAGATCTGGGATACAGCAGGACAGGAACGCTTCAGGGCAGTTACATCTGCATATTACAGAGGTGCAGTGGGAGCTCTCCTGGTCTATGACATAAGTAGGCGCCAGACATTTGATAGTGTTGGCAAGTGGCTTAATGAGCTTCACA CTCACTCTGACATGAATGTAGTAACTATACTTATTGGCAACAAAACTGATCTGAAGGATGCCAGAGAGGTATCCACAGATGAAGGCAAGGACTTGGCAGAGGCACAGGGTTTGTTTTTCATGGAAACTTCAGCTCTTGATTCCTCCAATGTAACTGCTGCATTTCAGACAGTTGTTAGAGAGATTTACAATATATTAAGCCGGAAGGTTATGTCTAATGAATTTAAACAAGATGCTCGCTCGATGGGAAATGGGAAGACTGTGGTTTTGCAAGGAGATGATCCAAACCTAGAAGGTAATAATCCAGACCCTAAAAATGGAGGAGGATGTTGTTAG